In the genome of Streptomyces sp. SAI-127, the window AACGGCCTGTTGTGCTCGTTTTGCGCGCGCTACAACAGCGAAGCCGAAACACGGGCGTGCCGCCCGCCAGGCCTTGAGGGAAAGAGGCCCGATGATTGACGTCCTGGTAGTGGACGACGACTTCCGTGTCGCCGAGATCAACGCCAAGTACGTGGGAAAGGTGCCCGGTTTCCGGGTGGCCGCTCGGGCCCACAGCGCTGCGCAGGCGCTGGCCAGCGTGCAGCGCGGGACCATCGATCTGATCCTGCTCGACCACTACCTGCCCGACCAGACGGGCCTCGAACTCGTCCACCGCATGCGGGAACAGGGCCACGGCACCGACGTCATCATGATCACAGCAGCCGGGGACGTGACGACCGTCCAGGCCGCCATGCGCCTGGGCGCCCTCCACTACCTGGTCAAGCCTTTCACCTTCGCGGCCCTGCGCACCCGGCTGGACTCCTACGCGGCCCTGCGCCGCACCGTCGACCGGGTGGGCGGCCGCGGCATCGCCGGTCAGGAACAGGTCGACAGGATCTTCAGCGCCCTGCGCACCACCCCGGCTCCGCCGTCCCCCGGCCTGCCCAGCGGCCACTCGGAGCCGACGACGGACCTCATCTGCCGCGTCCTGCACCACGCCGACCAACCGTTGTCGGCCCATGAGGTCGCCGCCGAGACGGGCCTGAGCCGCTCCACCGCCCAGCGCTACCTCCGCCACCTCGAACAGGCCGGCCGCCTCCGCCTGTCCCTCAGATACGGCGACACGGGGCGGCCGGAGCACCGGTACGCATGGGTGGCGCCATAGCCGTACGCCCCGAAAGGCCTCGCCAGGAGAAGTCGTACGACGAAGACCGATGCCGTACGACGACGAGGTCACCGCCCGATCACGGGCGCCGCCCCTACACGGCCCCCGCTCCCGTGAGCGACCGCACCTCGGTCTCCGCGTGCCTGGCCTCGTCGGCGACCTCCGCCGAGGTGACCGTGCCGAGCCAGCCCGCGACGAAGCCCAGCGGGATGGAGACCAGACCGGGGTTCTGCAGCGGGAAGTACTGGAAGTCGACGCCGGGGAAGAGCGATTCGGGGCTGCCGGACACCACGGGCGACAGCAGCACCAGGGCCACAGCCGGCAGGAGTCCGCCGTAGACGGACCAGACGGCGCCCCGGGTGGTGAACCCGCGCCAGAACAGCGAGTAGAGCAGCACCGGCAGATTCGCGGACGCCGCGACGGCGAAGGCGAGGCCCACCAGGAAGGCGACGTTGAGGTCGCGGGCCAGCAGGCCTAGAGCGATCGCGATCACGCCGATCCCGACGGCGGCGGTCCTGGCCACGGCCACCTCGCTGCGCGGCTTGGCCCGCCGGCGCCGCAATGAGGCGTACAGGTCATGGGCGACGGAGGCCGAGGAGGCGAGCGTGATGCCGGCGACGACGGCGAGGATCGTGGCGAAGGCGATGGCGGCGACGATCGCGAACAGAACCGTTCCTCCGGTGGAACCGGCGCCACCCCCCAGGTCGAGGGCCAGGAGGGGAACCGCGGTGTTCCCCGCGGCGTTCGATCCCCGTACCGCCTCGGGCCCCACGATCGCCGCGGCACCGAACCCGAGGACGATCGTCATCAGGTAGAAGCCGCCGATGAGGCCGATCGACCAGACCACCGAGCGCCGTGCGGCGCGTGCCGTGGGGACGGTGTAGAAGCGGGACAGGATGTGCGGCAGACCTGCCGTACCGAGCACGAGGGCGAGTCCCAGGCTGATGAAGTCGAGGCGGGCGGTCCAGTCCCCGCCGTACTTCAGACCTGGAGCCAGGAACGACTTACCGTGGCCGCTGCGCTCCGCCGCCGTGAGCAGGAGTTGGTCGAAGTCGCCGTGGAACCGCACCAGCACGAGCACGGTCAGCGCGATGGTCCCGCAGAGCAACAGGACCGCCTTGACGATCTGGATCCAGGTGGTCGCCCGCATCCCTCCCAGGGACACGTAGATCACCATGAGCGCCCCGACGGCGATGACGGTCCAGGACTGGGCCGCCTCGCTGGTGCCTCCGAGCAGCAGGGCGACAAGGCTGCCCGCGCCCACCATCTGCGCCACCAGATACAGAACGGACACGGTGACCGAGGAGGTTCCCGCCGCGATCCGCACCGGCCGCTCGCTCATCCGCGCGGCGACCACGTCGGCGAGCGTGAACCGCCCGCAGTTGCGCACCAGTTCGGCGACGAGGAACAGCACCACCAGCCAGGCCACGAGGAAGCCCACCGAGTAGAGCATCCCGTCATACCCGAA includes:
- a CDS encoding response regulator; translated protein: MIDVLVVDDDFRVAEINAKYVGKVPGFRVAARAHSAAQALASVQRGTIDLILLDHYLPDQTGLELVHRMREQGHGTDVIMITAAGDVTTVQAAMRLGALHYLVKPFTFAALRTRLDSYAALRRTVDRVGGRGIAGQEQVDRIFSALRTTPAPPSPGLPSGHSEPTTDLICRVLHHADQPLSAHEVAAETGLSRSTAQRYLRHLEQAGRLRLSLRYGDTGRPEHRYAWVAP
- a CDS encoding cation acetate symporter, which codes for MTGDHQTLALLLFSAFVAVTLGITTWVSRHRHGSAEEFYAGGRLFSPMENGFAIAGDYMSAASFLGISGLIALFGYDGMLYSVGFLVAWLVVLFLVAELVRNCGRFTLADVVAARMSERPVRIAAGTSSVTVSVLYLVAQMVGAGSLVALLLGGTSEAAQSWTVIAVGALMVIYVSLGGMRATTWIQIVKAVLLLCGTIALTVLVLVRFHGDFDQLLLTAAERSGHGKSFLAPGLKYGGDWTARLDFISLGLALVLGTAGLPHILSRFYTVPTARAARRSVVWSIGLIGGFYLMTIVLGFGAAAIVGPEAVRGSNAAGNTAVPLLALDLGGGAGSTGGTVLFAIVAAIAFATILAVVAGITLASSASVAHDLYASLRRRRAKPRSEVAVARTAAVGIGVIAIALGLLARDLNVAFLVGLAFAVAASANLPVLLYSLFWRGFTTRGAVWSVYGGLLPAVALVLLSPVVSGSPESLFPGVDFQYFPLQNPGLVSIPLGFVAGWLGTVTSAEVADEARHAETEVRSLTGAGAV